A stretch of Primulina tabacum isolate GXHZ01 chromosome 13, ASM2559414v2, whole genome shotgun sequence DNA encodes these proteins:
- the LOC142522119 gene encoding uncharacterized protein LOC142522119: MCERRAENLMRPSQHIDKVMHAQSKEEKEKNRLRLSTSIVAVRWLALQGCAFRGNDESLSSSNRGNFLELVKAFAKMNIEIDEVVLENAPKNAQYIAPEIQKEILHIMANRVRQMVREEVGDKYFCILVDEARDISKREQMAIILRFVNNHGILTERFFAIKSVSDTTSMNLKNEISNVLVHHDLHVKKIRGQGYDGASNMRGAWNGLQALFLKDCPYAYYVHCFAHRLQLTLVSAAKDVSVIWEFFSHLDNIVNIVTSSTKRIAELHTAQRNEIEYMLLIGERDSGSGANQIGNLQRAGATRWSSHYDSVKSLIGMYTATCKIFEVLSDYSPNGRVKAEVRGIYRNMEVKVFCSRNEIDVPDLDCLYKIGRSCRQTTIEHHYHFDVFNAAIDFILMELNTRFNESSVELLSLSTALDPKNSFDSFNSDDICKLAKKFYPGDFTDQEIVALEYELIHYKLDVMQNFYTC; the protein is encoded by the exons ATGTGTGAgagaagggctgaaaatttgatgAGGCCCTCACAACATATTGATAAAGTGATGCATGCACAATCTAAagaggaaaaagagaaaaatcgtCTGCGTTTGAGCACCTCAATTGTAGCTGTTCGTTGGCTAGCACTTCAAGGTTGTGCTTTTAGAGGTAACGATGAATCTCTATCTTCATCTAATCgtggaaattttcttgaattggtGAAGGCTTTTGCAAAAATGAATATAGAAATTGATGAAGTTGTGCTTGAGAATGCTCCAAAAAATGCCCAATATATCGCTCCAGAAATTCAGAAAGAGATTTTACATATTATGGCCAATAGAGTACGACAGATGGTTcgtgaagaagttggagataaATACTTCTGTATTCTTGTTGATGAAGCCCGAGATATATCTAAACGAGAGCAAATGGCCATTATATTGAGGTTTGTGAACAATCatgggattttgacagaaagATTTTTTGCCATCAAAAGTGTTAGTGACACTACCtcaatgaatttgaaaaatGAGATATCAAATGTTCTTGTTCATCATGATCTCCATGTTAAGAAAATCAGAGGCCAAGGATATGATGGTGCTAGCAATATGCGTGGAGCGTGGAATGGACTTCAAGcattatttctcaaagattgtcCCTATGCATACTATGTCCACTGTTTTGCACATCGTTTACAACTGACATTGGTTTCTGCAGCTAAGGATGTTAGTGTTATTTGGGAATTCTTTTCTCATTTGGACAATATTGTTAATATTGTCACTTCTTCTACTAAGCGCATTGCTGAATTACATACTGCACAGAGAAATGAAATTGAGTATATGTTGTTAATTGGAGAACGTGATTCTGGAAGTGGTGCAAACCAGATTGGTAATTTGCAACGAGCAGGAGCTACTCGTTGGAGTTCTCACTATGATTCGGTAAAAAGCTTGATAGGTATGTACACTGCAACTTGCAAAATTTTTGAAGTTCTCAGTGATTATTCTCCAAATGGAAGAGTTAAGGCTGAAGTTCGGGGGATTTACAGAAACATG GAAGTTAAAGTTTTTTGCTCAAGAAATGAAATTGATGTACCTGACCTTGATTGTCTATATAAGATTGGACGTTCCTGTCGGCAAACTACAATAGAACATCATTACcactttgatgtttttaatgcagCAATAGATTTCATTTTGATGGAGTTAAATACTCGGTTCAATGAGTCATCGGTGGAACTTCTTTCTCTTAGTACAGCTTTAGATCCTAAAAATTCATTTGACTCATTTAACAGTGATGATATTTGCAAGCTTGCGAAGAAGTTTTATCCTGGAGATTTCACAGATCAAGAAATTGTTGCTTTGGAGTATGAATTGATACATTATAAACTTGATGTGATGCAAAATTTCTACACTTGTTGA
- the LOC142522455 gene encoding putative WRKY transcription factor 3 gives MGTIEDMSAVSKSKPTISVPPRGSMDALCINWSGLGFSPGPMTLVSSYLGDQGPFSFSQLLAGAMASPVVRKPGFLSSQDSGREVREGSFSNDEKNSESGGGYKRNRPMNLMVAQPPSHPSEPQSLSPLFMFPRGLSPSGLLNSPGFLSPLNSPFGMSHQQALAHVTAQAALSQSYMQIQEEFHRSSSTEALEHRHSSAPKESSAQQTCALPAVPESSKVETSDISLSDKRAPSVAGDKPASDGYNWRKYGQKHVKASECPRSYYKCTHPNCPVKKKVERGVDGHASEITYKGEHKHDPPHPNKRGMDNSGFDVSVNSQVKPVFSEAVSFPATTQHSFEHLPVTGHNEELKDTAVVLNGDDDESIAKRRNVDIGSSMPASSQQIVTDSKIVVQARSEVDLLDDGFRWRKYGQKVVKGNPHPRSYYRCTYSGCDVRKHVERASADPKCVITTYEGKHNHDIPAGKYSSHGSGNTSSHQFKGQKMVAKNPTPSEEIDFGTIDQIPTTLQLKEEQIVAT, from the exons ATGGGTACTATTGAAGATATGTCGGCGGTCTCTAAATCCAAGCCGACGATCTCGGTACCCCCACGTGGCTCCATGGATGCTCTCTGTATTAACTGGTCAGGTCTTGGATTCAGCCCGGGTCCGATGACGCTAGTGTCGAGCTACCTCGGGGACCAGGGTCCGTTTTCTTTCTCTCAGCTTTTAGCGGGAGCCATGGCTTCGCCGGTCGTGAGGAAGCCGGGGTTTCTATCGAGTCAAGATTCTGGGAGAGAAGTGAGAGAGGGGAGTTTTTCTAATGATGAGAAAAATAGTGAGAGCGGTGGTGGGTATAAACGGAATAGGCCTATGAATCTAATGGTGGCTCAGCCGCCGTCTCACCCGTCGGAGCCTCAGAGTTTGAGCCCACTCTTCATGTTTCCGCGGGGATTGAGTCCTTCTGGATTGCTTAATTCACCTGGGTTTTTGTCCCCACTAAAC AGCCCATTTGGAATGTCGCACCAGCAGGCTCTAGCTCATGTGACAGCTCAGGCGGCACTATCCCAATCTTACATGCAGATTCAAGAAGAATTTCACCGTTCGTCATCTACAGAAGCATTGGAGCACCGTCATTCTTCTGCACCAAAAGAATCTTCGGCACAGCAGACCTGTGCTTTACCAGCAGTACCAGAGAGTTCAAAAGTCGAGACATCTGATATTTCCCTATCCGATAAAAGAGCTCCTTCTGTTGCTGGTGATAAACCGGCCAGTGATGGTTATAACTGGAGAAAATACGGCCAGAAGCATGTGAAGGCCAGTGAATGTCCTCGGAGCTACTACAAATGCACACATCCTAACTGTCCTGTCAAGAAAAAGGTTGAAAGAGGGGTCGATGGTCATGCATCTGAGATTACGTACAAAGGAGAGCACAAGCATGATCCGCCCCATCCCAATAAACGGGGAATGGATAATTCTGGTTTCGATGTATCGGTAAACTCACAAGTGAAGCCCGTTTTTTCCGAGGCTGTAAGTTTTCCAGCAACCACTCAACATTCATTTGAGCATCTTCCTGTCACTGGTCACAATGAGGAATTGAAAGATACTGCAGTAGTTTTAAATGGGGATGATGACGAATCAATTGCCAAAAGAAG GAATGTGGACATTGGATCATCAATGCCAGCTTCATCACAACAAATTGTTACAGATTCAAAGATTGTCGTTCAGGCCAGAAGTGAAGTTGATCTTTTGGATGATGGATTCAGATGGAGAAAATATGGACAGAAAGTAGTCAAGGGGAATCCTCATCCAAG GAGTTATTATAGGTGCACATATTCTGGTTGTGACGTTAGGAAACATGTTGAGAGAGCTTCAGCTGACCCCAAATGCGTCATTACTACGTACGAGGGCAAACATAATCACGATATCCCAGCAGGAAAGTACAGCAGCCATGGCTCGGGCAATACCAGTTCTCACCAGTTTAAGGGGCAAAAAATGGTTGCTAAGAATCCTACGCCAAGTGAAGAAATCGATTTTGGGACTATAGACCAAATCCCGACGACTCTACAGCTCAAAGAAGAACAAATCGTAGCCACCTGA
- the LOC142523081 gene encoding uncharacterized protein LOC142523081 translates to MGACVSSHAIASTPSKTVKVRRKRRGRARRHCLNSVTDGNVKRKSNAGARVSDFAVSEFVHTTTTCRRSEVSNSTFHLTQLQWHHSQIDANGFCPEDKWFDTLSLLESDSDDDFSSVHGDFFPGVPNGQVLQYETSSCFVDTKRSSKEYHERFLKIDVSTEGVKEPNEYTLVNTYGKELLGLFKNDESDTKRKKNLDHAYASFKVAKDEKKEHEEKSTDSLLKSVLPQLAHSVSFNDMIHLDSSCGTQSHRKKATVIRLSVTRTSVDEVDANDFCASTKYLYRPRVALMIPCCKEEKATPGTWSEIEPSTFKLRGENYFRDKKKCNAPSMSPYTPIGVDIFSSPRKIDHIAQHLDLPSIKADTKLPPLLIVNIQLPTYPAPMFLGDANGEGLSLVLYFKLSESFEKDVSPQFQDMIERLVDDDMEKVRGFAKEATVPFRERLKLMVGVVNPEDLVSCSTERKLLHAYNEKPVLSRPQHNFYQGPNYFEIDLDIHRFSYIARKGLDAFRERLRNGILDLGLTIQAQKPEELPENVLCCVRLNKIDFVNHGQIPTIVRLDDD, encoded by the exons ATGGGTGCTTGTGTCTCCTCGCATGCTATAGCAAGTACTCCGTCTAAAACTGTTAAAGTAAGAAGGAAACGCCGTGGACGTGCCAGAAGGCATTGTTTGAATTCAGTTACGGATGGAAACGTAAAAAGGAAAAGCAATGCCGGTGCTAGAGTTTCAGATTTTGCTGTTAGTGAGTTTGTGCACACAACTACGACCTGCAGAAGATCTGAGGTTTCAAACTCCACATTCCACCTCACTCAGTTGCAATGGCACCATAGCCAAATTGATGCTAATG GTTTTTGTCCGGAAGATAAGTGGTTTGACACACTCAGCTTACTAGAGTCTGACTCGGACGATGACTTTAGCAGTGTACATGGAG ATTTTTTTCCTGGTGTCCCCAATGGACAAGTGCTTCAATATGAAACTTCATCGTGTTTTGTGGACACTAAGCGCAGCTCCAAAGAATACCATGAAAGATTCTTGAAAATAGACGTGAGCACAGAGGGAGTGAAGGAGCCAAATGAGTATACCCTTGTAAATACCTATGGAAAAGAACTACTTGGTTTATTTAAGAATGACGAGTCTGATACGAAAAGGAAGAAAAATTTAGATCATGCCTATGCGAGTTTCAAGGTTGCAAAAGATGAGAAGAAAGAACATGAGGAGAAAAGTACAGATAGCTTATTGAAGTCGGTCTTGCCTCAATTAGCTCATTCTGTAAGTTTCAACGACATGATCCACCTTGACTCGAGCTGCGgcacacaatctcatagaaagAAAGCAACTGTTATCAGGCTCTCTGTTACGAGGACATCTGTTGATGAAGTTGATGCTAATGACTTTT GTGCATCGACAAAGTATTTGTATCGTCCAAGAGTGGCACTTATGATTCCATGTTGTAAAGAAGAAAAGGCAACTCCTGGAACTTGGTCTGAAATTGAGCCTTCAACTTTTAAGCTGCGTGGAGAAAACTACTTTAG GGATAAGAAGAAATGCAATGCACCGAGTATGAGTCCGTACACTCCAATTGGTGTCGATATATTTTCGTCTCCCAGAAAGATAGACCACATTGCACAGCACCTTGATCTACCTTCTATAAAGGCAGACACGAAACTGCCTCCACTTCTGATTGTCAACATTCAG CTACCCACTTATCCGGCACCAATGTTTCTTGGTGATGCCAATGGAGAGGGCCTGAGCCTTGTACTGTACTTTAAACTTTCCGAGAGTTTTGAGAAAGACGTATCTCCACAGTTTCAAGACATGATCGAG AGATTGGTGGATGATGATATGGAAAAGGTTAGAGGATTTGCGAAAGAGGCAACAGTCCCATTCCGGGAAAGGCTAAAACTTATGGTTGGGGTGGTAAATCCAGAAGATCTGGTCTCGTGTTCCACTGAAAGAAAACTTCTGCATGCCTATAATGAGAAGCCTGTTCTTTCTCGCCCTCAACATAACTTTTATCAG GGCCCCAACTACTTTGAGATCGATCTTGATATTCATCGCTTCAGCTACATAGCAAGAAAGGGACTTGATGCATTCCGTGAGCGTTTAAGAAATGGAATACTCGATCTTGGACTAACGATTCAG GCACAGAAGCCAGAAGAATTACCAGAAAACGTTCTTTGCTGCGTGAGATTGAATAAGATTGATTTCGTTAACCATGGCCAAATACCCACAATTGTAAGGCTGGATGATGACTGA
- the LOC142523082 gene encoding uncharacterized protein LOC142523082: MARKRKNSEAVDDHENINCKEWNAASWDEMVKEAAAVAALGGVRRARKQFVGVRQRPSGRWVAEIKDTIQKIRVWLGTFDTAEEAARAYDEAACLLRGANTRTNFWPNSSNTSSTPALPSKITNLLISRLKARNNVLTSNSNPVPSAAASSSSSSSSSSSSSIPSYNHDDKHTMEYLDDSVPDFSESHFTDFLNEPDEDYALENSGMIVSEDYKCPNFESCMTQTDQSNCEVFQQIPDNFLQELEMDNRSEENDTTLEPVDFQFVDEIISIDYSPFEITEEISKVPMDQEDEPSILSDAMKRMNYERKSSASLYAFNGIPECLKLKMKSSSDRSDQLTRLRNACKNQEEMTRKKDEQEKVIGQDENSEDSLNPDGELLLWNSIDLPPICFVN; the protein is encoded by the coding sequence ATGGCgaggaaaagaaaaaatagCGAAGCCGTGGAtgatcatgaaaatattaactGCAAAGAATGGAATGCTGCCTCATGGGACGAGATGGTCAAGGAGGCGGCTGCAGTGGCGGCACTAGGCGGAGTCCGGAGAGCACGGAAGCAGTTTGTTGGCGTTCGACAGCGGCCATCTGGGCGGTGGGTGGCCGAGATAAAAGATACCATACAGAAGATAAGAGTGTGGTTAGGCACGTTTGACACGGCGGAGGAGGCTGCCAGGGCATATGATGAGGCAGCGTGTTTGCTTCGTGGGGCGAATACCAGGACGAATTTCTGGCCGAATTCGTCTAATACTTCATCAACTCCGGCCTTGCCTTCAAAAATTACGAATCTTCTTATCAGCAGGCTTAAGGCAAGAAATAATGTCTTAACGTCCAACTCAAATCCAGTTCCTTCGGCGGCGGCCTCATCctcctcctcttcttcttcttcttcttcctcttcaATACCTTCATATAATCATGATGATAAGCACACAATGGAGTACTTAGATGATTCAGTGCCTGATTTTTCAGAATCCCATTTCACTGATTTTCTCAACGAACCTGATGAAGATTATGCCCTGGAAAACAGTGGCATGATTGTTTCCGAAGATTATAAATGCCCAAATTTTGAATCATGCATGACACAAACTGATCAGAGCAACTGTGAAGTCTTTCAACAAATTCCTGATAATTTCCTCCAAGAACTGGAGATGGACAATAGAAGTGAGGAAAATGATACCACCCTGGAACCAGTGGACTTCCAGTTCGTTGATGAAATCATTTCGATTGATTATTCGCCTTTTGAAATTACTGAAGAAATTTCCAAAGTACCCATGGATCAAGAAGATGAACCCTCGATCCTCAGTGACGCTATGAAGAGAATGAATTACGAGAGGAAATCTTCCGCGTCACTTTACGCGTTTAATGGGATCCCCGAGTGCTTGAAActgaagatgaaatcttcttcGGACAGGTCCGATCAGCTCACCAGGCTTCGAAATGCCTGTAAAAACCAAGAAGAGATGACACGCAAGAAAGATGAGCAAGAAAAGGTGATTGGACAAGACGAGAATTCCGAAGATTCGTTGAATCCAGACGGGGAACTGTTGCTGTGGAACTCAATTGATCTTCCGCCAATCTGCTTTGTGAACTAG